A single region of the Rhizobium etli CFN 42 genome encodes:
- a CDS encoding GntR family transcriptional regulator, whose protein sequence is MRQSLEAQALAVSISQEVGPRLRRVTTAGAIYERLYADIVSLRMPPGLSLQEKRIAEDFGVSRTPVREALLRLSEGGLVDIYPQSGTVVSRVPVASIPEAVVVRKALEGTTAETAAQNATAADIAHLDAIISRQRSHAAVANASNFHEEDEAFHEAIAEIAGYPGIWAILKTVKVQIDRARRLALPALGRMDNVVREHIVIRDALAAHDAATARGAMIHHLSAVIPDVDELRSRYPDYFC, encoded by the coding sequence GTTTCGATTTCTCAGGAAGTCGGTCCGAGGTTGCGACGCGTCACCACGGCCGGTGCGATCTACGAACGTCTCTATGCCGATATCGTCTCGCTCAGGATGCCGCCTGGCCTGTCGCTGCAGGAAAAGCGGATCGCCGAGGATTTCGGGGTGAGCCGCACGCCCGTGCGCGAGGCGCTGCTTAGGCTCTCCGAAGGCGGGCTGGTCGACATCTATCCGCAGTCGGGCACGGTCGTATCGCGTGTGCCCGTGGCGTCGATCCCTGAGGCGGTGGTCGTGCGCAAAGCGCTCGAAGGTACGACCGCCGAGACTGCCGCCCAAAACGCCACCGCTGCCGACATTGCCCATCTGGATGCGATCATCTCCCGGCAGCGGTCGCATGCCGCGGTCGCCAACGCCTCGAACTTCCATGAAGAGGACGAGGCCTTTCATGAGGCGATCGCTGAGATAGCAGGTTATCCCGGCATCTGGGCGATTCTGAAGACGGTCAAGGTGCAGATCGACCGGGCACGGCGGCTGGCGCTGCCGGCGCTTGGGCGCATGGACAATGTCGTCCGCGAACACATCGTCATTCGCGACGCGCTCGCCGCTCACGATGCTGCGACTGCGCGCGGCGCGATGATCCATCACTTGAGCGCCGTCATTCCCGACGTCGACGAATTGCGCTCACGTTACCCCGATTATTTCTGCTGA
- the uxuA gene encoding mannonate dehydratase, producing MRQGWRWFGPEAPVTLDDVRQTGATNIVSSLHQVPIGRAWTEREVRERQSLIETTPADRSPLVWSVVESIPIPDAVKRRGGEAKAEIEAWIASLEAVAACGIPIVCYNFMPVVDWTRTELDFVTPTGATAMRFDHERFAAFDLFILERPDAAQQYSEEDRQRARVVFETMSEEEIAEITRIITSALPGSTTEPLTIPAFREKLVAYSGIDAARLRRHLVEFLEAVTPAAEARGVKLTLHPDDPPRSLFGLPRIASTADDYAALFDAVPSQASGMCYCTGSLGVRADNDLPAIARRFAPRIHFAHLRATTREGDGRTFHESAHLDGDVDMVAVLRELVAEDRRRGSEESIVFRSDHGHRMLDDLNKVVTPGYPAIGRMRGLAELRGILHALDAPPT from the coding sequence ATGCGACAGGGTTGGAGATGGTTCGGGCCTGAAGCGCCGGTTACGCTCGATGATGTCCGCCAGACGGGCGCCACCAACATCGTCTCGTCGCTCCATCAGGTGCCGATCGGCAGGGCCTGGACGGAAAGGGAAGTGCGCGAGCGCCAGTCCCTGATCGAGACGACGCCGGCCGATCGCTCGCCGCTGGTCTGGTCGGTCGTCGAAAGCATTCCGATCCCCGATGCCGTCAAGCGCCGGGGCGGTGAGGCGAAGGCCGAAATCGAGGCGTGGATCGCCAGTCTTGAAGCGGTCGCCGCCTGCGGCATTCCGATCGTCTGCTATAATTTTATGCCCGTCGTCGACTGGACCCGTACCGAACTCGATTTCGTGACGCCGACAGGCGCCACCGCCATGCGCTTCGATCACGAGCGCTTCGCGGCCTTCGACCTCTTCATTCTGGAACGGCCGGATGCGGCGCAGCAATATTCTGAAGAGGATCGGCAACGGGCGCGCGTCGTCTTCGAGACCATGTCGGAGGAGGAGATCGCCGAGATAACTCGCATCATCACCTCGGCGCTGCCAGGTTCGACCACTGAACCTCTGACCATTCCGGCCTTCCGGGAAAAGCTTGTCGCCTATAGCGGCATCGATGCCGCAAGGCTGCGCCGGCACCTGGTCGAATTCCTGGAAGCGGTGACGCCGGCGGCCGAAGCACGCGGCGTCAAGCTGACGCTGCATCCCGACGATCCGCCGAGGTCGCTGTTCGGCCTGCCGCGCATCGCCTCGACGGCCGATGATTATGCTGCGCTCTTCGACGCGGTGCCATCGCAGGCGAGCGGCATGTGTTATTGCACCGGCAGCCTCGGCGTGCGCGCCGACAACGACCTGCCGGCGATTGCTCGCCGTTTCGCCCCGCGCATCCATTTCGCTCATCTGCGTGCCACGACCCGCGAGGGCGATGGCCGGACATTCCATGAAAGCGCTCACCTGGATGGCGATGTCGACATGGTCGCAGTTCTCAGGGAACTGGTTGCCGAGGACCGCCGGCGCGGTTCCGAAGAAAGCATTGTCTTTCGCTCGGACCATGGTCACCGCATGCTCGACGATCTCAACAAGGTTGTCACACCCGGCTACCCGGCGATTGGCCGCATGCGCGGCCTTGCCGAGCTCCGCGGCATCTTACATGCGCTGGACGCTCCTCCGACCTGA